The following coding sequences are from one Arthrobacter sp. 24S4-2 window:
- a CDS encoding CGNR zinc finger domain-containing protein yields MVFAPDTEVALRTVVRLINSAANGEEHLAAVGDLDRFLQEEGFSGARARDAAELASVHKLRGQLTELWTMDEDTAVDTVNRLLREANALPQLIKHDEWDWHLHATTREAPLADRMSTEAAMALVDVIRSKEMDRMLVCAAEDCDAVVLDLSRNRSKRYCDTGNCANRAHVAAYRARKAAPRSAGQ; encoded by the coding sequence ATGGTTTTTGCCCCTGACACTGAAGTGGCCCTGCGCACCGTCGTCAGGCTGATCAACAGCGCGGCCAACGGAGAAGAGCATCTCGCCGCGGTGGGGGATTTGGACCGCTTCCTCCAGGAAGAAGGGTTCTCCGGCGCGAGGGCCCGGGACGCGGCCGAACTGGCCAGCGTCCATAAGCTCCGGGGCCAGCTCACGGAGCTCTGGACCATGGACGAGGACACGGCCGTGGATACGGTCAACCGCCTGCTCCGGGAAGCCAACGCGCTTCCGCAGCTCATCAAGCACGATGAATGGGACTGGCACCTGCACGCCACTACGCGGGAGGCCCCGCTGGCGGACAGAATGAGCACCGAGGCCGCGATGGCACTCGTGGATGTGATCCGCAGCAAGGAGATGGACCGGATGCTGGTGTGCGCAGCGGAGGATTGCGATGCCGTGGTCCTGGACCTCAGCCGGAACCGGTCCAAGCGCTACTGCGACACCGGGAACTGCGCCAACCGGGCGCACGTGGCGGCCTACCGGGCACGGAAGGCCGCCCCTAGGAGCGCGGGTCAGTAG
- a CDS encoding MATE family efflux transporter has translation MPESREATGVVPASRNAREILRLAVPAFGALIAEPLFLLADSAIVGHLGVAQLAGVGLASAVLHTAVGLMVFLAYSTTPAVARAIGEGKLAKALAAGRDGVWLAIVLGLALAAAGFVGAELLVDLMGASGEVRQFAVDYLRWSMPGLMAMLLIFAGTGVLRGLQDTRTPLVVASAGFTLNIVLNLILVYGLNWSVTGSAVGTSVAQWAMALVYLVIVRRNARNHGVSLRPDWRGVRSMTRVGSWLMLRTLSLRIAILATVLVVTAQGSVNLAAHQLAMTIFTFLAFALDALAIAAQALIGKELGAANPAKVRELTRTMIRWGAGFGVATGALLAAAAPWAGGLFTSDAGVQSALTLALWVLAAGQPVAGFVFVLDGVLIGAGDAKYLAIAGVVNLAVYLPLLLAVRVWGADGAAGLAWLWAAFSLGYMCARAVTLGLRARTDKWMVPGSS, from the coding sequence GTGCCAGAATCACGCGAGGCTACCGGGGTTGTTCCCGCCAGCCGGAATGCCCGGGAGATCCTCCGCCTGGCAGTGCCGGCGTTCGGCGCCCTCATCGCCGAGCCGCTTTTCCTACTGGCGGATTCCGCCATAGTGGGCCATCTCGGGGTTGCGCAGCTGGCTGGGGTAGGGCTGGCGTCGGCGGTGCTCCACACGGCAGTGGGCCTCATGGTGTTCCTTGCGTACTCCACCACGCCGGCGGTGGCCAGGGCCATCGGCGAAGGCAAGCTTGCCAAGGCCCTGGCGGCAGGCCGGGACGGCGTCTGGCTGGCGATTGTGCTGGGTCTCGCGCTGGCAGCGGCGGGTTTTGTGGGGGCCGAGCTGCTCGTTGACCTGATGGGTGCCTCCGGGGAGGTCCGACAGTTCGCCGTCGACTATCTCCGCTGGTCCATGCCCGGACTCATGGCCATGCTGCTGATCTTCGCCGGCACGGGCGTGCTTCGCGGCCTGCAGGACACCCGCACCCCGCTCGTCGTCGCCTCCGCGGGCTTCACGTTGAACATTGTTCTCAACCTCATCCTGGTCTATGGCCTCAATTGGTCCGTCACGGGCTCGGCGGTCGGTACGAGTGTCGCGCAGTGGGCCATGGCGCTGGTGTACCTGGTAATCGTCCGCCGCAACGCCCGCAACCACGGGGTATCGCTGCGGCCGGACTGGCGGGGAGTGCGCTCCATGACCAGGGTTGGCTCCTGGCTGATGCTGCGCACGCTGAGCCTGCGCATCGCGATCCTCGCAACGGTGCTGGTGGTCACGGCCCAGGGATCCGTCAACCTGGCGGCGCACCAGCTGGCGATGACCATCTTCACGTTCCTTGCCTTCGCCCTGGACGCGCTGGCCATCGCGGCCCAGGCCCTGATCGGCAAGGAGTTGGGGGCGGCCAATCCCGCCAAGGTCCGCGAGCTGACCCGGACCATGATCCGCTGGGGCGCGGGCTTCGGAGTGGCCACGGGGGCGCTGCTTGCAGCCGCGGCCCCCTGGGCTGGTGGCCTGTTCACGTCCGACGCCGGCGTCCAGTCCGCCCTGACGCTCGCCCTTTGGGTGCTCGCCGCCGGTCAGCCGGTGGCCGGTTTCGTGTTCGTCCTCGACGGCGTCCTCATCGGAGCGGGCGACGCCAAGTACCTGGCGATTGCCGGCGTCGTAAATCTTGCGGTGTACCTTCCGCTGCTGCTGGCGGTCAGGGTTTGGGGTGCCGACGGCGCGGCGGGGCTGGCCTGGCTCTGGGCGGCATTTTCGCTCGGCTACATGTGCGCCCGGGCGGTGACGCTGGGCCTCCGGGCACGGACCGACAAGTGGATGGTCCCAGGCTCCTCCTGA
- a CDS encoding DoxX family protein, which translates to MNQSTLTTTALTILRVIAGFLFAAHGWQKFNEFTIAGTQASFAKMGVPAAELAAPAVATLELIGGVALILGVLTRVFAALLALDMLGALFLVHASAGIFAATGGYELVLLLAAGALALALTGAGKIAVDQALFGRSGSKLGALA; encoded by the coding sequence ATGAACCAGTCCACACTGACCACCACAGCACTCACGATCCTGCGCGTCATAGCTGGGTTCCTCTTCGCAGCCCATGGCTGGCAGAAGTTCAACGAATTCACCATCGCCGGAACCCAGGCCTCGTTCGCCAAAATGGGCGTACCTGCCGCCGAACTGGCAGCCCCGGCTGTGGCCACCCTGGAGCTGATTGGCGGCGTCGCGCTGATCCTGGGCGTGCTCACCCGCGTCTTTGCCGCCCTCCTCGCGCTGGATATGCTCGGCGCGCTGTTCCTCGTTCACGCGTCCGCCGGGATATTCGCAGCTACGGGCGGCTATGAGCTGGTTCTGCTGCTTGCCGCCGGCGCCCTGGCACTTGCCCTGACCGGCGCGGGCAAGATAGCCGTGGATCAGGCGCTGTTCGGCCGCAGCGGCTCAAAGCTCGGTGCCCTCGCGTAG
- the aztD gene encoding zinc metallochaperone AztD → MLTHAEGITVLDATTLSVVAETGLPGFNRLNPAGDGRHVLVSTGDAFRVFDAGAWTEKHGDHGHSYAVRPALTNGAFEASNSGHAVAHAGKTALFSDGSGMVEIFDPAGLEDAAGGTVPATDIYTAPEAHHGVAVPLEEGKLLVTLGNDEARSGIAVLAAGTGQDRTELLRNEDCPGAHGEAAAGPGAVVVGCENGMLIYRDGRISKVASPDAYGRMGNQAGSPKSPVVLGDYKVDKDAALERPTRVSLVNTDAGTLRLVELGASYSFRSLGRGPGGEALVLGTDGALRTIDPLTGQIISTTAVVEAWEEPETWQDPRPTLFVQGATAYVTEPASRSIHAVDLASGKVTKSAKLSHVPNELTGVSG, encoded by the coding sequence GTGCTGACCCACGCCGAAGGCATCACCGTGCTCGATGCCACCACGCTTTCCGTGGTGGCGGAAACGGGGCTCCCCGGCTTCAACCGCCTGAACCCCGCGGGTGACGGCAGGCATGTGCTGGTGTCCACGGGGGATGCCTTCAGGGTTTTTGACGCCGGCGCCTGGACGGAAAAGCACGGCGATCATGGCCACTCCTATGCCGTCCGGCCGGCGCTCACGAACGGTGCCTTCGAGGCCAGCAACTCCGGCCATGCCGTGGCGCATGCCGGCAAAACGGCCCTGTTCAGCGACGGGTCGGGAATGGTGGAGATCTTCGACCCCGCCGGGCTGGAAGATGCAGCCGGGGGCACCGTTCCCGCAACGGACATCTACACCGCTCCGGAAGCCCATCATGGAGTGGCGGTGCCGCTGGAGGAAGGGAAATTGCTCGTCACCCTGGGCAATGACGAGGCGAGATCGGGAATCGCCGTCCTGGCGGCCGGAACTGGCCAGGACAGGACAGAGCTGCTGCGAAATGAAGACTGCCCGGGCGCACACGGCGAGGCGGCAGCGGGCCCCGGTGCCGTGGTGGTGGGGTGTGAAAACGGCATGCTCATCTACCGGGACGGGCGCATTTCCAAGGTGGCCAGCCCCGACGCCTATGGCCGGATGGGAAACCAGGCCGGTTCGCCCAAATCACCGGTTGTCCTGGGCGACTACAAAGTCGACAAGGACGCGGCGCTGGAGCGGCCAACCCGCGTATCGCTCGTGAACACGGACGCGGGGACCCTGCGGCTGGTGGAGCTCGGTGCGAGCTACTCCTTCCGCTCGCTCGGCCGGGGGCCGGGCGGCGAGGCTCTGGTGCTCGGCACGGACGGCGCACTGCGGACCATTGACCCCCTCACCGGGCAGATCATCTCCACCACCGCAGTAGTGGAGGCATGGGAGGAGCCGGAGACGTGGCAGGACCCGCGCCCCACACTCTTTGTGCAGGGGGCCACCGCGTATGTGACCGAGCCGGCAAGCCGCAGCATCCACGCGGTTGATCTGGCCTCCGGTAAGGTCACCAAATCGGCGAAACTTTCCCATGTGCCCAACGAACTGACCGGCGTTTCCGGTTAA
- a CDS encoding acyl-CoA thioesterase, which translates to MSETAANSVTLRFLAAPTDVGHSGSVDAGTVLEWVDKAAYAAAVGWAKSYCVTAYVGNIHFADPVNSGDMVEVTATIVYTGRSSMHIRTVVSSGDPKGGPATMRSQCMVIFVAVGPDGKPVPVTPFEPATPEEIEQRDHALARIKVREDIVQAMSAQEYTDAGTAERVVLRFMAAPTDVNWGGKVHGGIVMKWIDEAAYVCASRYSGKDTVAVFSGGVRFYRPLLIGHVVEVEARLVYTGTKGMHIAVHVRSGDPKGREMNLTTYCLTVMVARDTAGNSVPIPPWVPVSEEDKRLHAHARELLEIRGRAPGNRLPNHLMSTGGQP; encoded by the coding sequence ATGAGCGAGACTGCCGCCAATTCAGTGACCCTCCGCTTCCTTGCGGCCCCCACGGACGTCGGCCACAGCGGCTCCGTTGACGCCGGGACAGTGCTTGAGTGGGTTGACAAGGCCGCCTACGCCGCTGCCGTCGGATGGGCCAAGTCCTACTGTGTGACGGCGTATGTGGGCAACATCCACTTTGCCGATCCGGTCAACAGCGGGGACATGGTGGAAGTCACCGCCACGATTGTCTACACCGGCCGGTCCTCGATGCATATCCGCACTGTGGTGTCCTCCGGCGACCCCAAAGGCGGGCCTGCCACCATGCGCAGCCAGTGCATGGTGATCTTCGTGGCAGTCGGCCCGGACGGGAAGCCGGTCCCGGTCACGCCGTTCGAGCCCGCCACTCCGGAGGAAATCGAACAGCGCGACCACGCGCTGGCGCGGATCAAGGTCCGCGAAGACATCGTCCAGGCCATGAGCGCGCAGGAATACACCGACGCCGGCACCGCCGAGCGCGTTGTCCTGCGGTTCATGGCTGCCCCCACCGACGTGAACTGGGGAGGCAAGGTGCACGGCGGGATCGTCATGAAATGGATCGACGAGGCCGCCTATGTGTGCGCTTCCCGGTACAGCGGCAAGGACACCGTGGCCGTGTTTTCCGGCGGCGTCCGCTTCTACCGCCCGCTCCTTATCGGGCATGTGGTGGAAGTGGAGGCGCGGCTGGTGTACACAGGCACCAAAGGGATGCACATTGCCGTGCACGTCCGTTCCGGGGACCCCAAGGGCCGGGAAATGAACCTCACCACCTACTGCCTGACCGTTATGGTGGCCCGCGACACTGCCGGCAACTCCGTGCCTATTCCGCCCTGGGTTCCGGTCTCCGAGGAGGACAAGCGCCTGCACGCCCACGCCCGCGAACTGCTGGAAATCAGGGGAAGGGCGCCCGGAAACAGGCTGCCTAACCACCTGATGTCGACCGGCGGACAACCTTAG
- the dnaB gene encoding replicative DNA helicase, translated as MSVTHLDAIEGTRGSEGSRKPPQDIPAEQSVLGGMMLSKDAIADVVEILRGQDFYRPAHETIYEAVIDLYGRGEPADAVTVSDELTKRGEINRIGGPAYLHELIQTVPTAANAGYYAEIVAERAVLRRLVNAGTKIVQLGYGSDGEVEDLVNQAQAEIYAVAERRTAEDYVVLKDVMESTVDEIEASGHRGEGMTGVPTGFYELDELTHGLHPGQMIVIAARPAVGKSTFALDFARSAAIKNNLATVMFSLEMGRNEIAMRLLSAEATIGLQDLRKGTIKDEQWSKIATTMGRMNDAPLFIDDSPNMSLMEIRAKCRRLKQQHDLKLVILDYLQLMSSGKKVESRQQEVSEFSRALKLLAKELQVPVIALSQLNRGSEQRQDKRPMVSDLRESGSIEQDADMVILLHREDVYDKESPRAGEADILIAKHRNGPTKDIVVAFQGHYSRFANMAADAGGGGF; from the coding sequence TTGTCAGTAACGCACCTGGACGCAATCGAAGGCACCCGGGGTTCCGAAGGCAGCCGCAAGCCACCCCAGGACATTCCTGCGGAGCAGTCAGTGCTCGGCGGCATGATGCTGTCCAAGGACGCCATTGCCGATGTCGTTGAAATCCTTCGTGGCCAGGACTTCTACCGTCCTGCCCACGAGACCATTTACGAAGCCGTCATTGACCTCTATGGCCGCGGCGAACCAGCGGACGCCGTCACGGTATCTGATGAACTCACCAAGCGCGGAGAGATCAACAGGATCGGCGGACCGGCCTACCTGCACGAGCTCATCCAGACCGTCCCCACGGCGGCCAACGCCGGGTACTACGCGGAAATCGTTGCCGAGCGTGCGGTCCTGCGGCGGCTGGTCAACGCCGGCACCAAGATCGTCCAGCTGGGCTACGGCTCAGACGGCGAGGTCGAAGATCTCGTCAACCAGGCCCAGGCCGAGATCTATGCCGTTGCCGAGCGTCGCACGGCCGAGGACTACGTGGTCCTCAAAGACGTCATGGAATCCACGGTGGATGAAATCGAGGCCTCCGGACACCGTGGTGAAGGGATGACGGGCGTGCCCACCGGTTTTTACGAACTGGACGAGCTGACGCACGGCCTCCACCCGGGGCAGATGATCGTCATTGCCGCCCGCCCGGCCGTGGGTAAGTCCACGTTCGCGCTGGATTTTGCCCGCTCGGCGGCCATCAAGAACAATCTGGCCACCGTTATGTTCTCCCTGGAAATGGGCCGGAACGAGATCGCCATGCGCCTCCTCTCCGCGGAGGCAACCATCGGGTTGCAGGATCTCCGCAAGGGTACGATCAAGGACGAGCAATGGTCCAAGATCGCCACCACGATGGGACGCATGAACGACGCCCCGCTGTTCATTGACGACAGCCCCAACATGTCCCTGATGGAAATCCGGGCCAAGTGCCGCCGGCTGAAGCAGCAGCATGACCTCAAGCTGGTTATCCTCGACTACCTGCAGCTCATGAGCTCCGGCAAGAAGGTGGAGTCGCGCCAGCAGGAAGTCTCCGAGTTCTCCCGCGCCTTGAAACTGCTGGCCAAGGAACTCCAGGTGCCCGTGATCGCCCTTTCGCAGCTGAACCGTGGTTCCGAGCAGCGCCAGGACAAACGGCCCATGGTCTCGGACCTCCGTGAGTCGGGTTCCATCGAGCAGGACGCGGACATGGTTATTCTGCTCCACCGCGAAGACGTGTACGACAAGGAGTCGCCGCGTGCAGGAGAAGCCGACATCCTGATTGCAAAGCACCGAAACGGCCCCACCAAGGACATCGTTGTGGCGTTCCAGGGGCACTATTCGCGCTTTGCCAACATGGCGGCCGACGCCGGAGGCGGCGGCTTCTAA
- a CDS encoding FMN reductase, protein METRRITVLSAGLGVPSSSRLLADQLAVAAEQRLAAAGYVVTVDVVELRDLAVDIANNFVTGYAAPRLADVIAGVEDSDGIIAVTPVFSASYSGLFKSFIDVLDPKSLDGKAVLLGATGGTDRHQMVLDYAMRPLFSYLRTRIAATGVFAGPQDWGNADDGGSPLSVRIDRAAGEFAALLEAARPRPKADIAESLPFEQLLAGIANSR, encoded by the coding sequence GTGGAAACCCGCCGCATAACCGTCCTTTCCGCCGGACTCGGCGTCCCGTCGTCGAGCAGGCTTCTGGCTGACCAACTGGCGGTGGCAGCCGAACAGCGACTGGCCGCAGCCGGCTATGTAGTGACCGTGGACGTTGTGGAACTCCGTGACCTTGCGGTGGACATTGCCAATAATTTCGTGACGGGCTATGCGGCGCCGCGCCTCGCCGACGTGATTGCCGGCGTAGAGGACTCGGACGGCATCATCGCCGTCACGCCTGTCTTCAGTGCTTCCTACAGCGGCCTCTTCAAGTCCTTCATCGACGTGCTTGACCCCAAGTCCCTGGATGGCAAGGCTGTCCTGCTCGGCGCTACCGGCGGCACGGACCGCCACCAGATGGTCCTGGACTACGCGATGCGTCCCCTGTTCAGCTACCTCCGGACGCGCATTGCCGCCACCGGAGTCTTCGCCGGCCCCCAGGACTGGGGCAACGCGGACGACGGCGGTTCGCCCCTTTCGGTGCGGATCGACCGGGCAGCGGGTGAGTTCGCCGCCCTGCTGGAGGCTGCGCGGCCACGGCCGAAAGCGGACATTGCGGAGTCCCTGCCGTTCGAACAGCTACTCGCCGGAATCGCGAACAGCCGCTGA
- a CDS encoding DUF1801 domain-containing protein has product MAENKTQATEASVGEFLEGVENPARRRDGLRLLELMKENTGEAAVMWGPSIVGFGSYHYRYESGREGDTVAVGFSPRKGSLSLYGLTYAPEAAELLPRLGKHTIGAGCLYISKLTDVDEAVLAELIRAGHRHSTTVMHQG; this is encoded by the coding sequence ATGGCGGAAAACAAGACCCAGGCAACCGAGGCCTCCGTCGGGGAATTCCTGGAGGGCGTGGAGAATCCTGCGCGCCGACGCGATGGCCTGCGGCTACTGGAGCTCATGAAGGAAAACACCGGAGAGGCCGCCGTGATGTGGGGTCCCAGCATCGTGGGTTTCGGCAGCTACCACTACCGGTACGAGAGCGGCCGTGAGGGCGACACTGTGGCTGTTGGGTTCTCACCGCGCAAGGGGAGCCTTTCGCTGTATGGACTCACCTACGCGCCCGAGGCGGCGGAGCTCCTGCCGCGGCTCGGGAAGCATACGATCGGCGCCGGGTGTCTGTACATCAGCAAATTGACGGATGTGGATGAGGCGGTCCTGGCCGAGCTCATCCGGGCCGGTCACCGGCATTCCACCACCGTGATGCACCAGGGCTAG
- the rplI gene encoding 50S ribosomal protein L9 has product MAKLILTHEVTGLGAAGDVVEVKDGYARNYLLPRGFALTWSKGGEKQVESIKAARVAREHASLEDAQKQAAALSAKPVKLVVKAGETGRLFGTVKQGDVADAVEAAGLGRIDKRKVELPAHIKSVGSYQANVRLHDDVAAVIELDVVAGK; this is encoded by the coding sequence ATGGCAAAGCTCATTCTGACCCACGAAGTAACCGGTCTCGGTGCTGCTGGCGACGTTGTCGAGGTCAAGGACGGTTACGCACGTAACTACCTGCTGCCCCGCGGTTTCGCTCTGACCTGGTCCAAGGGCGGCGAGAAGCAGGTTGAGTCCATCAAGGCTGCCCGCGTTGCCCGCGAGCACGCTTCCCTGGAAGACGCTCAGAAGCAGGCTGCTGCACTCTCCGCCAAGCCGGTCAAGCTCGTCGTCAAGGCTGGCGAGACCGGACGCCTGTTCGGCACCGTCAAGCAGGGCGATGTGGCCGACGCTGTTGAGGCCGCTGGCCTTGGCCGCATCGACAAGCGCAAGGTTGAACTGCCGGCACACATCAAGTCGGTCGGTTCCTACCAGGCCAACGTTCGTCTGCACGACGACGTTGCCGCTGTGATCGAACTCGACGTAGTCGCAGGCAAGTAG
- the rpsR gene encoding 30S ribosomal protein S18, with the protein MAKAELRKPKPKSNPLKAADITVIDYKDVALLRKFISDRGKIRARRVTGVTVQEQRKIAQAIKNAREVALLPYSGAGRG; encoded by the coding sequence ATGGCTAAGGCTGAACTCCGTAAGCCCAAACCAAAGTCCAACCCCTTGAAGGCCGCTGACATCACCGTCATCGACTACAAGGACGTAGCATTGCTGCGCAAGTTCATCTCCGACCGCGGAAAGATCCGCGCCCGTCGCGTCACTGGCGTCACGGTGCAGGAACAGCGCAAGATCGCCCAGGCAATCAAGAACGCCCGCGAAGTTGCTCTGCTGCCTTACTCCGGCGCTGGCCGCGGCTAA
- a CDS encoding single-stranded DNA-binding protein, which translates to MAGETTITVIGNLTNDPELRFTPSGSAVANFTIASTPRTFDRQSNEWKDGETLFLRASVWREAAENVAESLTKGMRVIVSGRLKSRSYETKEGEKRTVIELEVDEIGPSLRYANAKVNRTQRSGGQGGQGGFGGGNSGGGFGGGQGANQGGNTGGTWGGNQPAAQEDPWATPGVSNAGGGWGNGPDSEPPF; encoded by the coding sequence ATGGCAGGCGAAACCACTATTACGGTCATCGGTAATCTCACCAATGACCCCGAACTGAGGTTCACACCGTCAGGTTCGGCAGTAGCGAATTTCACCATCGCTTCTACGCCCCGCACCTTCGATCGTCAGTCCAATGAGTGGAAGGACGGGGAAACCCTGTTCCTCCGCGCGTCGGTATGGCGTGAAGCAGCCGAGAACGTTGCAGAATCCCTGACTAAGGGCATGCGGGTTATCGTTTCCGGCCGTTTGAAGAGCCGTTCCTACGAAACCAAAGAAGGCGAAAAGCGCACTGTTATCGAGCTCGAAGTCGATGAAATCGGCCCGAGCCTGCGTTACGCCAACGCCAAGGTCAACCGCACCCAGCGCTCCGGCGGTCAGGGTGGACAGGGTGGCTTCGGCGGCGGCAACAGCGGCGGTGGCTTCGGTGGCGGCCAAGGTGCAAACCAGGGCGGCAACACCGGCGGAACATGGGGCGGCAACCAGCCCGCAGCGCAGGAAGACCCTTGGGCAACGCCCGGAGTCAGCAATGCGGGCGGCGGCTGGGGCAACGGCCCGGATTCCGAACCTCCCTTCTAA
- the rpsF gene encoding 30S ribosomal protein S6, which produces MRPYELMVIIDPEVEERTVEPTLQKFLNVITNDGGTIEKVDIWGRRRLAYEIKKKTEGIYAVVNFTAKPDTAKELDRQLSLNETIMRTKITRPEEQKVVAE; this is translated from the coding sequence ATGCGTCCTTACGAATTGATGGTAATCATCGACCCCGAGGTCGAAGAGCGTACCGTTGAGCCAACGCTTCAGAAGTTCCTGAACGTCATCACCAACGATGGTGGAACCATCGAAAAGGTTGACATCTGGGGCCGTCGTCGCCTGGCTTACGAAATCAAGAAGAAGACTGAAGGTATCTACGCAGTGGTGAACTTCACCGCCAAGCCGGACACCGCCAAGGAACTTGACCGCCAGCTGAGTCTCAATGAGACCATCATGCGCACCAAGATCACCCGCCCCGAAGAGCAGAAGGTCGTTGCTGAGTAA
- a CDS encoding DUF1345 domain-containing protein codes for MDTTPHTTRIKRSRLRFLAMVAAGLAASAGTGLSGHWVEAPAVGWGSAALVYVAWVWLVVGRLGPAGTRAHATSEDPSRRTTDLLILVANVASLAAVAAVVVDSHRADGGSQLSGGMLALACVAVSWILVQTLFTLRYAELYYSTGKRGGHEVGGIDFNQDRPPQYTDFAYLATSLGMTYQVSDTNLQNHLIRAEALKHSLLSYLFGTVILATTINLVIGLA; via the coding sequence ATGGACACCACCCCCCACACCACAAGGATCAAACGCAGCCGGCTGCGGTTTCTTGCCATGGTTGCGGCAGGCCTCGCGGCCTCGGCGGGCACCGGACTGTCCGGACACTGGGTCGAGGCGCCGGCAGTCGGATGGGGCAGCGCGGCATTGGTCTATGTTGCCTGGGTGTGGCTCGTGGTGGGAAGGCTCGGGCCGGCCGGAACCCGTGCGCACGCGACGTCCGAGGATCCGTCCAGAAGGACAACGGACCTGCTGATCCTGGTGGCCAACGTTGCCAGCCTGGCCGCTGTAGCCGCGGTTGTGGTGGATTCCCATCGGGCGGACGGTGGCTCGCAATTGAGCGGCGGCATGCTGGCCCTCGCTTGCGTGGCCGTGTCCTGGATTCTGGTGCAAACATTGTTCACGCTGCGCTACGCCGAGCTCTACTACAGCACGGGGAAACGCGGCGGACACGAGGTAGGCGGCATAGATTTCAACCAGGACCGGCCGCCACAGTACACCGACTTCGCCTATCTGGCCACGAGTCTTGGTATGACGTACCAGGTGTCTGACACCAATCTGCAGAACCACCTCATCAGGGCCGAGGCCCTCAAGCACAGCCTCCTGTCCTACCTCTTCGGCACAGTCATCCTGGCCACCACCATCAACCTGGTGATCGGACTCGCGTAG